The Diadema setosum chromosome 12, eeDiaSeto1, whole genome shotgun sequence genome has a segment encoding these proteins:
- the LOC140236084 gene encoding 12S rRNA N(4)-cytidine methyltransferase METTL15-like, translating to MSWVPIMSSVRNLIQRLDRVVTRLSKCAVPTQTARSSLLERSGDGIHASRAWRRSLHGRGSGRGKPRGTVASKRDFPEREEEEDDTTMPDAGLHGNGDADRLHTPVMLQDVMSFFAPQENKMYLDMTFGGGGHSRALLESAPGVKVHALDRDPAAHEIALEMSQHYERHLQPMLGRFSELPELLSARGMEGSSFDGVLIDAGCSSFQLDTPGRGFSLSRDGLLDMRMDGDRFPAQPTAADVVNSVDLSTLVNILRTYGEEPSAQKIAQAIVDYRTNFQPFSSTQELATVVACTFTHRAARGNQDKLGRPSHTATRTFQALRIFVNNDLNELAVGLEAARGALKPGGKLAVLSFHSLEDRVVKRSLQGRDVAEKGTSLRQKRMAGKGSSAEEGCGSGWRMVKKKVLLPTEEEVETNPRARSAKLRTAIKI from the exons ATG AGTTGGGTACCAATTATGTCTTCTGTTAGAAATTTGATCCAGAGGTTAGACAGGGTTGTCACCAGGCTCTCCAAATGTGCAGTTCCCACCCAAACAGCAAGAAGCAGCCTACTGGAGAGATCAGGCGATGGCATCCATGCAAGCAGAGCCTGGAGGAGAAGTCTACACGGGAGAGGCTCTGGGCGGGGCAAACCTCGGGGAACTGTAGCTAGCAAGAGAGATTTTCCAGAG agagaggaggaagaagatgacACAACAATGCCTGATGCAGGTCTCCATGGTAATGGGGACGCTGATCGCCTCCACACGCCCGTGATGCTACAGGATGTGATGTCATTCTTTGCTCCGCAGGAAAACAAG ATGTACCTGGACATGACCTTTGGGGGAGGAGGTCACTCCCGGGCTCTCTTGGAAAGTGCCCCTGGGGTCAAAGTTCACGCCCTGGACAGGGATCCCGCTGCTCATGAGATTGCCCTGGAGATGAGTCAACATTATGA GCGGCATCTTCAGCCGATGCTTGGCAGGTTCAGCGAACTACCGGAGCTGCTCTCCGCCAGGGGCATGGAGGGGAGCTCCTTTGACGGGGTCCTCATTGACGCGGGGTGCTCCTCCTTCCAGCTGGACACCCCAGGGCGTGGCTTCTCCCTCAGCCGGGATGGCCTTCTAGACATGAGGATGGATGGTGACAG GTTCCCAGCACAACCTACCGCGGCTGATGTCGTGAACTCGGTCGACCTCTCTACTCTAGTCAATATTCTGCGGACTTACGGAGAAGAGCCCAGTGCCCAGAAAATTGCCCAGGCTATTGTCGACTACCGCACAAACTTTCAGCCGTTCTCCTCCACTCAGGAGCTGGCGACAGTGGTGGCGTGCACCTTTACACACCGCGCCGCCAGGGGCAACCAGGACAAGCTCGGACGCCCCAGCCACACAGCAACGCGGACGTTCCAGGCACTTCGGATCTTCGTCAACAACGACTTGAACGAGCTCGCCGTGGGCCTGGAGGCTGCAAGGGGCGCGCTGAAGCCTGGCGGCAAGCTGGCAGTGCTGTCATTCCACTCGCTGGAGGACCGAGTCGTGAAGCGCTCGCTGCAGGGGCGGGACGTGGCCGAGAAAGGGACCTCGCTACGGCAAAAGCGCATGGCAGGGAAGGGCAGCAGTGCAGAAGAGGGATGTGGGAGTGGATGGCGAATGGTGAAGAAAAAGGTCTTGTTACCCACAGAGGAAGAGGTAGAAACCAACCCCAGAGCAAGATCAGCAAAACTTAGGACTGCCATTAAAATATGA